In Drosophila yakuba strain Tai18E2 chromosome X, Prin_Dyak_Tai18E2_2.1, whole genome shotgun sequence, a single genomic region encodes these proteins:
- the LOC6525032 gene encoding disks large 1 tumor suppressor protein isoform X18 translates to MTTRKKKRDGGGSGGGFIKKVSSLFNLDSVNGDDSWLYEDIQLERGNSGLGFSIAGGTDNPHIGTDTSIYITKLISGGAAAADGRLSINDIIVSVNDVSVVDVPHASAVDALKKAGNVVKLHVKRKRGTATTPAAGSAAGDARDSAASGPKVIEIDLVKGGKGLGFSIAGGIGNQHIPGDNGIYVTKLMDGGAAQVDGRLSIGDKLIAVRTNGSEKNLENVTHELAVATLKSITDKVTLIIGKTQHLTTSASGGGGGGLSSGHQLSQSQSQLATSQSQSQVHQQQHATPMVNSQSTGALNSMGQTVVDSPSIPQAAAAAAANASASASVIASNNTISNTTVTTVTATATNSSNKLPPSLGANSSISISNSNSNSNSNNINNSNSINNNNSSSSTTATVAAAAPTAAASAAAAAASPPANSFYNNASMPALPVESNQTNNRSQSPQPRQPGSRYASTNVLAAVPPGTPRAVSTEDITREPRTITIQKGPQGLGFNIVGGEDGQGIYVSFILAGGPADLGSELKRGDQLLSVNNVNLTHATHEEAAQALKTSGGVVTLLAQYRPEEYNRFEARIQELKQQAALGAGGSGTLLRTTQKRSLYVRALFDYDPNRDDGLPSRGLPFKHGDILHVTNASDDEWWQARRVLGDNEDEQIGIVPSKRRWERKMRARDRSVKFQGHAAANNNLDKQSTLDRKKKNFTFSRKFPFMKSRDEKNEDGSDQEPNGVVSSTSEIDINNVNNNQSNEPQPFMLCYTQDDANAEGGEIIYRVELPDMEQITLIYLENNDADYPSEENVLSYEAVQRLSINYTRPVIILGPLKDRINDDLISEYPDKFGSCVPHTTRPKREYEVDGRDYHFVSSREQMERDIQNHLFIEAGQYNDNLYGTSVASVREVAEKGKHCILDVSGNAIKRLQVAQLYPVAVFIKPKSVDSVMEMNRRMTEDQAKKTYERAIKMEQEFGEYFTGVVQGDTIEEIYSKVKSMIWSQSGPTIWVPSKESL, encoded by the exons ATGACAACGAGGAAAAAGAAGCgcgacggcggcggcagcggcggcggatTCATCAAGAAAGTATCGTCGCTCTTCAATCTGGATTCG GTGAATGGCGATGACAGTTGGTTATACGAGGACATTCAGCTGGAGCGCGGCAACTCCGGATTGGGCTTCTCCATTGCCGGCGGTACGGATAATCCGCACATCGGCACCGACACCTCCATCTACATCACCAAGCTCATTTCCGGCGGAGCAGCTGCCGCCGATGGACGGCTGAGCATCAACGACATCATCGTATCGGTGAACGATGTGTCCGTGGTGGATGTGCCACATGCCTCCGCCGTGGATGCCCTTAAGAAGGCCGGAAATGTGGTCAAGCTGCATGTGAAGCGAAAACGTGGAACGGCCACCACACCGGCAGCGGGATCGGCAGCAGGAGATGCACGCGATAGTGCGGCCAGCGGACCGAAGGTCATCGAAATCGATCTGGTCAAGGGCGGCAAGGGACTGGGCTTCTCCATTGCCGGCGGCATTGGCAACCAGCACATCCCCGGCGACAATGGCATCTATGTGACCAAGTTAATGGACGGCGGAGCAGCGCAGGTGGACGGACGTCTCTCCATTGGAGATAAGCTGATTGCAGTGCGCACCAATGGG AGCGAGAAGAATCTGGAGAACGTAACGCACGAACTGGCGGTAGCCACGTTGAAGTCGATCACCGACAAGGTGACGCTGATCATTGGGAAGACACAGCACCTGACCACCAGTGCGtccggcggcggaggaggaggcctTTCATCCGGACATCAGTTGTCGCAGTCCCAATCGCAATTGGCCACCAGCCAGAGCCAAAGTCAGgtgcatcagcagcagcatgcgACGCCGATGGTCAATTCGCAGTCGACAGGTGCGCTAAATAGTATGGGACAAACGGTTGTCGATTCACCATCAATACCAcaagcagccgcagcagcagcagcaaatgcatctgcatctgcatcagTCATTGCAAGCAACAACACAATCAGCAACACCACAGTCACCACAGTCACGGCCACAGCCACCAACAGTAGCAACAAGTTGCCGCCGTCGCTTGGCGCTAACAGCAGCATTAGCAttagcaatagcaatagcaacagcaacagcaataataTCAACAACAGTAAtagcatcaacaacaacaacagtagcagcagcacGACGGCAACTGTTGCAGCAGCggcaccaacagcagcagcatctgcagcagcagcagcagcatctccACCCGCCAACTCCTTCTATAACAATGCTTCCATGCCCGCCCTGCCTGTCGAATCCAATCAAACAAACAACCGATCCCAATCACCCCAGCCGCGCC AGCCCGGCTCGCGATACGCCTCTACAAATGTCCTAGCCGCTGTTCCACCAGGAACTCCACGCGCAGTCAGCACCGAGGATATAACCAG AGAACCGCGCACCATCACCATCCAGAAGGGACCGCAGGGCCTGGGCTTCAACATCGTTGGTGGCGAGGATGGCCAGGGTATCTATGTGTCCTTCATCCTGGCCGGCGGTCCAGCGGATCTTGGCTCGGAGCTGAAGCGTGGCGATCAGCTGCTCAGCGTGAACAATGTCAACCTCACGCACGCCACCCACGAAGAGGCGGCCCAGGCGCTCAAG ACTTCTGGCGGTGTGGTGACCCTGTTGGCGCAGTACCGCCCAGAGGAGTACAACCGCTTCGAGGCACGCATCCAAGAGTTGAAACAACAGGCTGCCCTCGGTGCCGGTGGATCGGGAACCCTGCTGCGTACCACGCAGAAGCGATCGCTGTATGTGCGCGCCCTGTTCGACTACGATCCCAATCGAGATGATGGATTGCCCTCGCGAGGATTGCCCTTCAAGCACGGCGATATCCTGCACGTGACCAATGCCTCCGACGATGAATGGTGGCAGGCACGTCGAGTCCTCGGCGATAACGAGGACGAGCAAATCGGTATTGTGCCATCGAAAAGGCGTTGGGAGCGCAAAATGCGAGCTAGGGACCGCAGCGTTAAGTTCCAGGGACATGCGGCTGCTAATAATAATCTGGATAAG CAATCGACATTGGatcgaaagaaaaagaatTTCACATTCTCGCGCAAATTTCCGTTTATGAAGAGTCGCGATGAGAAGAATGAAGATGGCAGCGACCAAGAGC CCAATGGAGTTGTGAGCAGCACCAGCGAGATTGACATCAATAATGTCAACAACAACCAGTCGAATGAACCGCAAC CCTTTATGCTTTGCTACACACAAGACGATGCCAATGCTGAAGGAG GCGAGATTATCTACAGGGTGGAGTTACCCGATATGGAGCAGATAACTCTGATCTACTTGGAGAATAATGATGCTGACTATC CTTCCGAGGAGAACGTGTTGTCCTACGAGGCCGTGCAGCGTTTGTCCATAAACTACACGCGCCCGGTTATTATTCTGGGACCCCTGAAGGATCGCATCAACGATGACCTAATATCAGAGTATCCCGACAAGTTCGGCTCCTGTGTGCCAC ACACCACCCGACCCAAGCGGGAGTACGAGGTGGATGGTAGGGACTACCACTTTGTATCCTCTCGCGAGCAAATGGAGCGGGATATCCAGAACCATCTGTTCATCGAGGCGGGCCAGTATAACGACAATCTATACGGCACATCCGTGGCCAGCGTGCGCGAAGTGGCAGAGAAGGGCAAACACTGCATCCTGGACGTGTCCGGGAACGCCATCAAGCGACTCCAAGTGGCCCAGCTGTATCCCGTCGCCGTGTTCATCAAGCCCAAGTCGGTGGACTCAGTGAT GGAAATGAATCGTCGCATGACAGAAGACCAGGCCAAGAAGACCTACGAGCGTGCGATTAAAATGGAGCAGGAATTCGGCGAATACTTCACGG GCGTTGTCCAGGGCGATACCATCGAGGAGATCTACAGCAAAGTGAAATCGATGATTTGGTCCCAGTCGGGACCAACCATTTGGGTACCTTCCAAGGAATCTCTATGA
- the LOC6525032 gene encoding disks large 1 tumor suppressor protein isoform X24 produces the protein MPVKKQEAHRALELLEDYHARLSEPQDRALRIAIERVIRIFKSRLFQALLDIQEFYELTLLDDSKSIQQKTAETLQIATKWEKDGQAVKIADNQRMRIESDTENAKEPTAEQQQQQQQQQAQQRSSRSPQQQNPQQPQQQGSKSRSGSQTLHKASSTKVNGDDSWLYEDIQLERGNSGLGFSIAGGTDNPHIGTDTSIYITKLISGGAAAADGRLSINDIIVSVNDVSVVDVPHASAVDALKKAGNVVKLHVKRKRGTATTPAAGSAAGDARDSAASGPKVIEIDLVKGGKGLGFSIAGGIGNQHIPGDNGIYVTKLMDGGAAQVDGRLSIGDKLIAVRTNGSEKNLENVTHELAVATLKSITDKVTLIIGKTQHLTTSASGGGGGGLSSGHQLSQSQSQLATSQSQSQVHQQQHATPMVNSQSTEPGSRYASTNVLAAVPPGTPRAVSTEDITREPRTITIQKGPQGLGFNIVGGEDGQGIYVSFILAGGPADLGSELKRGDQLLSVNNVNLTHATHEEAAQALKTSGGVVTLLAQYRPEEYNRFEARIQELKQQAALGAGGSGTLLRTTQKRSLYVRALFDYDPNRDDGLPSRGLPFKHGDILHVTNASDDEWWQARRVLGDNEDEQIGIVPSKRRWERKMRARDRSVKFQGHAAANNNLDKQSTLDRKKKNFTFSRKFPFMKSRDEKNEDGSDQEPFMLCYTQDDANAEGGEIIYRVELPDMEQITLIYLENNDADYPSEENVLSYEAVQRLSINYTRPVIILGPLKDRINDDLISEYPDKFGSCVPHTTRPKREYEVDGRDYHFVSSREQMERDIQNHLFIEAGQYNDNLYGTSVASVREVAEKGKHCILDVSGNAIKRLQVAQLYPVAVFIKPKSVDSVMEMNRRMTEDQAKKTYERAIKMEQEFGEYFTGVVQGDTIEEIYSKVKSMIWSQSGPTIWVPSKESL, from the exons AATCAGCGCATGCGCATCGAATCGGATACGGAAAATGCCAAGGAGCCAACGGccgagcagcaacaacagcagcagcagcagcaggcgcagcagcgCAGTTCCCGCTCcccgcagcagcagaatccgcagcagccgcagcagcagggATCCAAATCAAGGAGCGGGTCCCAGACT CTCCATAAGGCATCGTCGACAAAG GTGAATGGCGATGACAGTTGGTTATACGAGGACATTCAGCTGGAGCGCGGCAACTCCGGATTGGGCTTCTCCATTGCCGGCGGTACGGATAATCCGCACATCGGCACCGACACCTCCATCTACATCACCAAGCTCATTTCCGGCGGAGCAGCTGCCGCCGATGGACGGCTGAGCATCAACGACATCATCGTATCGGTGAACGATGTGTCCGTGGTGGATGTGCCACATGCCTCCGCCGTGGATGCCCTTAAGAAGGCCGGAAATGTGGTCAAGCTGCATGTGAAGCGAAAACGTGGAACGGCCACCACACCGGCAGCGGGATCGGCAGCAGGAGATGCACGCGATAGTGCGGCCAGCGGACCGAAGGTCATCGAAATCGATCTGGTCAAGGGCGGCAAGGGACTGGGCTTCTCCATTGCCGGCGGCATTGGCAACCAGCACATCCCCGGCGACAATGGCATCTATGTGACCAAGTTAATGGACGGCGGAGCAGCGCAGGTGGACGGACGTCTCTCCATTGGAGATAAGCTGATTGCAGTGCGCACCAATGGG AGCGAGAAGAATCTGGAGAACGTAACGCACGAACTGGCGGTAGCCACGTTGAAGTCGATCACCGACAAGGTGACGCTGATCATTGGGAAGACACAGCACCTGACCACCAGTGCGtccggcggcggaggaggaggcctTTCATCCGGACATCAGTTGTCGCAGTCCCAATCGCAATTGGCCACCAGCCAGAGCCAAAGTCAGgtgcatcagcagcagcatgcgACGCCGATGGTCAATTCGCAGTCGACAG AGCCCGGCTCGCGATACGCCTCTACAAATGTCCTAGCCGCTGTTCCACCAGGAACTCCACGCGCAGTCAGCACCGAGGATATAACCAG AGAACCGCGCACCATCACCATCCAGAAGGGACCGCAGGGCCTGGGCTTCAACATCGTTGGTGGCGAGGATGGCCAGGGTATCTATGTGTCCTTCATCCTGGCCGGCGGTCCAGCGGATCTTGGCTCGGAGCTGAAGCGTGGCGATCAGCTGCTCAGCGTGAACAATGTCAACCTCACGCACGCCACCCACGAAGAGGCGGCCCAGGCGCTCAAG ACTTCTGGCGGTGTGGTGACCCTGTTGGCGCAGTACCGCCCAGAGGAGTACAACCGCTTCGAGGCACGCATCCAAGAGTTGAAACAACAGGCTGCCCTCGGTGCCGGTGGATCGGGAACCCTGCTGCGTACCACGCAGAAGCGATCGCTGTATGTGCGCGCCCTGTTCGACTACGATCCCAATCGAGATGATGGATTGCCCTCGCGAGGATTGCCCTTCAAGCACGGCGATATCCTGCACGTGACCAATGCCTCCGACGATGAATGGTGGCAGGCACGTCGAGTCCTCGGCGATAACGAGGACGAGCAAATCGGTATTGTGCCATCGAAAAGGCGTTGGGAGCGCAAAATGCGAGCTAGGGACCGCAGCGTTAAGTTCCAGGGACATGCGGCTGCTAATAATAATCTGGATAAG CAATCGACATTGGatcgaaagaaaaagaatTTCACATTCTCGCGCAAATTTCCGTTTATGAAGAGTCGCGATGAGAAGAATGAAGATGGCAGCGACCAAGAGC CCTTTATGCTTTGCTACACACAAGACGATGCCAATGCTGAAGGAG GCGAGATTATCTACAGGGTGGAGTTACCCGATATGGAGCAGATAACTCTGATCTACTTGGAGAATAATGATGCTGACTATC CTTCCGAGGAGAACGTGTTGTCCTACGAGGCCGTGCAGCGTTTGTCCATAAACTACACGCGCCCGGTTATTATTCTGGGACCCCTGAAGGATCGCATCAACGATGACCTAATATCAGAGTATCCCGACAAGTTCGGCTCCTGTGTGCCAC ACACCACCCGACCCAAGCGGGAGTACGAGGTGGATGGTAGGGACTACCACTTTGTATCCTCTCGCGAGCAAATGGAGCGGGATATCCAGAACCATCTGTTCATCGAGGCGGGCCAGTATAACGACAATCTATACGGCACATCCGTGGCCAGCGTGCGCGAAGTGGCAGAGAAGGGCAAACACTGCATCCTGGACGTGTCCGGGAACGCCATCAAGCGACTCCAAGTGGCCCAGCTGTATCCCGTCGCCGTGTTCATCAAGCCCAAGTCGGTGGACTCAGTGAT GGAAATGAATCGTCGCATGACAGAAGACCAGGCCAAGAAGACCTACGAGCGTGCGATTAAAATGGAGCAGGAATTCGGCGAATACTTCACGG GCGTTGTCCAGGGCGATACCATCGAGGAGATCTACAGCAAAGTGAAATCGATGATTTGGTCCCAGTCGGGACCAACCATTTGGGTACCTTCCAAGGAATCTCTATGA
- the LOC6525032 gene encoding disks large 1 tumor suppressor protein isoform X22, giving the protein MTTRKKKRDGGGSGGGFIKKVSSLFNLDSLHKASSTKVNGDDSWLYEDIQLERGNSGLGFSIAGGTDNPHIGTDTSIYITKLISGGAAAADGRLSINDIIVSVNDVSVVDVPHASAVDALKKAGNVVKLHVKRKRGTATTPAAGSAAGDARDSAASGPKVIEIDLVKGGKGLGFSIAGGIGNQHIPGDNGIYVTKLMDGGAAQVDGRLSIGDKLIAVRTNGSEKNLENVTHELAVATLKSITDKVTLIIGKTQHLTTSASGGGGGGLSSGHQLSQSQSQLATSQSQSQVHQQQHATPMVNSQSTGALNSMGQTVVDSPSIPQAAAAAAANASASASVIASNNTISNTTVTTVTATATNSSNKLPPSLGANSSISISNSNSNSNSNNINNSNSINNNNSSSSTTATVAAAAPTAAASAAAAAASPPANSFYNNASMPALPVESNQTNNRSQSPQPRQPGSRYASTNVLAAVPPGTPRAVSTEDITREPRTITIQKGPQGLGFNIVGGEDGQGIYVSFILAGGPADLGSELKRGDQLLSVNNVNLTHATHEEAAQALKTSGGVVTLLAQYRPEEYNRFEARIQELKQQAALGAGGSGTLLRTTQKRSLYVRALFDYDPNRDDGLPSRGLPFKHGDILHVTNASDDEWWQARRVLGDNEDEQIGIVPSKRRWERKMRARDRSVKFQGHAAANNNLDKQSTLDRKKKNFTFSRKFPFMKSRDEKNEDGSDQEPNGVVSSTSEIDINNVNNNQSNEPQPSEENVLSYEAVQRLSINYTRPVIILGPLKDRINDDLISEYPDKFGSCVPHTTRPKREYEVDGRDYHFVSSREQMERDIQNHLFIEAGQYNDNLYGTSVASVREVAEKGKHCILDVSGNAIKRLQVAQLYPVAVFIKPKSVDSVMEMNRRMTEDQAKKTYERAIKMEQEFGEYFTGVVQGDTIEEIYSKVKSMIWSQSGPTIWVPSKESL; this is encoded by the exons ATGACAACGAGGAAAAAGAAGCgcgacggcggcggcagcggcggcggatTCATCAAGAAAGTATCGTCGCTCTTCAATCTGGATTCG CTCCATAAGGCATCGTCGACAAAG GTGAATGGCGATGACAGTTGGTTATACGAGGACATTCAGCTGGAGCGCGGCAACTCCGGATTGGGCTTCTCCATTGCCGGCGGTACGGATAATCCGCACATCGGCACCGACACCTCCATCTACATCACCAAGCTCATTTCCGGCGGAGCAGCTGCCGCCGATGGACGGCTGAGCATCAACGACATCATCGTATCGGTGAACGATGTGTCCGTGGTGGATGTGCCACATGCCTCCGCCGTGGATGCCCTTAAGAAGGCCGGAAATGTGGTCAAGCTGCATGTGAAGCGAAAACGTGGAACGGCCACCACACCGGCAGCGGGATCGGCAGCAGGAGATGCACGCGATAGTGCGGCCAGCGGACCGAAGGTCATCGAAATCGATCTGGTCAAGGGCGGCAAGGGACTGGGCTTCTCCATTGCCGGCGGCATTGGCAACCAGCACATCCCCGGCGACAATGGCATCTATGTGACCAAGTTAATGGACGGCGGAGCAGCGCAGGTGGACGGACGTCTCTCCATTGGAGATAAGCTGATTGCAGTGCGCACCAATGGG AGCGAGAAGAATCTGGAGAACGTAACGCACGAACTGGCGGTAGCCACGTTGAAGTCGATCACCGACAAGGTGACGCTGATCATTGGGAAGACACAGCACCTGACCACCAGTGCGtccggcggcggaggaggaggcctTTCATCCGGACATCAGTTGTCGCAGTCCCAATCGCAATTGGCCACCAGCCAGAGCCAAAGTCAGgtgcatcagcagcagcatgcgACGCCGATGGTCAATTCGCAGTCGACAGGTGCGCTAAATAGTATGGGACAAACGGTTGTCGATTCACCATCAATACCAcaagcagccgcagcagcagcagcaaatgcatctgcatctgcatcagTCATTGCAAGCAACAACACAATCAGCAACACCACAGTCACCACAGTCACGGCCACAGCCACCAACAGTAGCAACAAGTTGCCGCCGTCGCTTGGCGCTAACAGCAGCATTAGCAttagcaatagcaatagcaacagcaacagcaataataTCAACAACAGTAAtagcatcaacaacaacaacagtagcagcagcacGACGGCAACTGTTGCAGCAGCggcaccaacagcagcagcatctgcagcagcagcagcagcatctccACCCGCCAACTCCTTCTATAACAATGCTTCCATGCCCGCCCTGCCTGTCGAATCCAATCAAACAAACAACCGATCCCAATCACCCCAGCCGCGCC AGCCCGGCTCGCGATACGCCTCTACAAATGTCCTAGCCGCTGTTCCACCAGGAACTCCACGCGCAGTCAGCACCGAGGATATAACCAG AGAACCGCGCACCATCACCATCCAGAAGGGACCGCAGGGCCTGGGCTTCAACATCGTTGGTGGCGAGGATGGCCAGGGTATCTATGTGTCCTTCATCCTGGCCGGCGGTCCAGCGGATCTTGGCTCGGAGCTGAAGCGTGGCGATCAGCTGCTCAGCGTGAACAATGTCAACCTCACGCACGCCACCCACGAAGAGGCGGCCCAGGCGCTCAAG ACTTCTGGCGGTGTGGTGACCCTGTTGGCGCAGTACCGCCCAGAGGAGTACAACCGCTTCGAGGCACGCATCCAAGAGTTGAAACAACAGGCTGCCCTCGGTGCCGGTGGATCGGGAACCCTGCTGCGTACCACGCAGAAGCGATCGCTGTATGTGCGCGCCCTGTTCGACTACGATCCCAATCGAGATGATGGATTGCCCTCGCGAGGATTGCCCTTCAAGCACGGCGATATCCTGCACGTGACCAATGCCTCCGACGATGAATGGTGGCAGGCACGTCGAGTCCTCGGCGATAACGAGGACGAGCAAATCGGTATTGTGCCATCGAAAAGGCGTTGGGAGCGCAAAATGCGAGCTAGGGACCGCAGCGTTAAGTTCCAGGGACATGCGGCTGCTAATAATAATCTGGATAAG CAATCGACATTGGatcgaaagaaaaagaatTTCACATTCTCGCGCAAATTTCCGTTTATGAAGAGTCGCGATGAGAAGAATGAAGATGGCAGCGACCAAGAGC CCAATGGAGTTGTGAGCAGCACCAGCGAGATTGACATCAATAATGTCAACAACAACCAGTCGAATGAACCGCAAC CTTCCGAGGAGAACGTGTTGTCCTACGAGGCCGTGCAGCGTTTGTCCATAAACTACACGCGCCCGGTTATTATTCTGGGACCCCTGAAGGATCGCATCAACGATGACCTAATATCAGAGTATCCCGACAAGTTCGGCTCCTGTGTGCCAC ACACCACCCGACCCAAGCGGGAGTACGAGGTGGATGGTAGGGACTACCACTTTGTATCCTCTCGCGAGCAAATGGAGCGGGATATCCAGAACCATCTGTTCATCGAGGCGGGCCAGTATAACGACAATCTATACGGCACATCCGTGGCCAGCGTGCGCGAAGTGGCAGAGAAGGGCAAACACTGCATCCTGGACGTGTCCGGGAACGCCATCAAGCGACTCCAAGTGGCCCAGCTGTATCCCGTCGCCGTGTTCATCAAGCCCAAGTCGGTGGACTCAGTGAT GGAAATGAATCGTCGCATGACAGAAGACCAGGCCAAGAAGACCTACGAGCGTGCGATTAAAATGGAGCAGGAATTCGGCGAATACTTCACGG GCGTTGTCCAGGGCGATACCATCGAGGAGATCTACAGCAAAGTGAAATCGATGATTTGGTCCCAGTCGGGACCAACCATTTGGGTACCTTCCAAGGAATCTCTATGA